The proteins below come from a single Panicum hallii strain FIL2 chromosome 7, PHallii_v3.1, whole genome shotgun sequence genomic window:
- the LOC112900975 gene encoding two-component response regulator ORR6-like, protein MAAAAPSLAPAPSPSPATAPKAGDRKVVPLTAADEVELEEKHVLAVDDSSVDRAVIAKILRSSKYRVTTVDSATRALELLALGLLPDVNMIITDYWMPGMTGYELLKHVKESSKLKEIPVVIMSSENVPNRISRCLEEGAEDFLLKPVRPSDVSRLCSRIR, encoded by the exons ATGGCCGCCGCTGCTCCGTCCCTGGCGCCGGCGCCCTCCCCGTCCCCTGCCACGGCGCCCAAGGCCGGCGACAGGAAGGTGGTGCCGCTGACGGCGGCCGACGAGGTCGAGCTGGAGGAGAAGCACGTGCTGGCGGTCGACGACAGCTCCGTCGACCGGGCCGTCATCGCCAAGATCCTCCGCAGCTCGAAATACAGAG TGACAACTGTCGATTCGGCGACGAGGGCGCTCGAGCTGCTGGCGCTGGGCCTGCTGCCGGACGTGAACATGATCATCACGGACTACTGGATGCCCGGCATGACCGGGTACGAGCTCCTCAAGCACGTCAAGGAGTCGTCCAAGCTCAAGGAGATCCCGGTGGTGATCATGTCGTCGGAGAACGTGCCCAACCGGATCAGCCGGTGCCTGGAGGAGGGCGCCGAGGACTTCCTCCTCAAGCCCGTCCGCCCCTCCGACGTCTCCCGGCTCTGCAGCCGGATCCGATGA